caggattatccgtggTCATGGTTGCATgcacattcatgtagaagtgtttagaaacatattatatttactgtagtgATTccttcataatgttttgtacactcagtgtgttgttgtttctttcgGGGAAAAAGTATTTGGTGCAAACTGTTGGTAAATTTCTCCAGAAACAACTCTCTGGTGTCAATGCATCCTTGGTATCATCTTGATGTCTGTTTTCCCTGAACTTCACCACAGCAATGATGGTGCACAGGAGGAAGGGCAGTACACTTCCAGCTTTCAACAGGTAGAAGAACATGCGTTCCAATCTGTAGAAGAACACAATTACTTTGTCATGACATTATAAAAATTGCAGTCAGGTAGACAGTTTTTGGAGAGATAAGTGTCCAGGGGGAACTTCCTGTATTTAAAAAGAGAGATAACATAagctgtcatactgtactgtccttCTTCAGAACACATCTTGTATATCTATTGATTTCCTAACCACTcaacatcagtggaggctggttggCGGAGAGATAGGAGGACACGCtccttgtaatggctggaatggaattcatggaatgataccgttccattcattcaattccagccattaaaatgagcccatcctcctacagTTCATCCTGCCAGCCTCCTCTGCTCAACATCTTAGTTTTCATATTTGAATGTGGAAGTGTGAAAAGTTGCTTTAAAGTCATCCACAGACCTCCTGTAGGCAAGTCCCAggacacacacaaatatattGAACCATGAGGAAGTGACACATGTTCAAACAAGAATATTTAAGGAAGGTTTTTTGTTTAGTACGCACTCCTCTTCAGCTGAAAATTAAATAGATTTCTTTGTGATTTGGGAAACTAAAGTATTATTGTTAACCCAGACACCTGTCTCTGCTCTGATCAGCCTTTCTAGTCAGGTGAACCACACCCTTATAGTATAGCCAACTGTTTGGATGGCTATTATAGTGAGGGATATGCAGCAGACTGAACACTGACCTCTGGTCCTTCTCTTGTTGCGTCTCGTCAGTTCCCCCATTGTTCTGGTCTGTGGGAACAGAAGGGGTGACTGTGGGCTGAGATGTGTAAAATCTGGATAGTGAGCCTTGGTGAGAGGTCAGAGTTTGTGTCGCTGTGAGACACAGAAATGATAAAGTAGCTCCAATAAACTGACTGGTGTATCATTCACATTCAAATAAATTGAAACAGGAAATTCAGATGATGATTATAATCCAAATCTTTTAATTTTCACTATTCATTTCAAATCTGTTTCGTAGCTATGATGAAAAAGTTGTATAAAATGTTTTCATTTTCTTAATGATATTTAACATGACTGACAGGATCATCTCAAGAGAATGCATGGTCAATAGATTTCCACTTTGTTTCAGAAAAGGTCTTTCAATGTTCCTTGATCTCTAACAGTACTGGATGAATAAAAAGGGAATCATACTTGGTTTTATGTACTCACTTGCGGTGGTGCTCTGTGTTGTGGTTGGTTGATTGACAGTGATATGAACAGGCATCTGTAGTTTTCCCTTTTCGCACCAGTACCAGCCAGTGTTCTTCATCATCAATCCACTCATATTCACCATTAAGACATAACCGTTGGTggtttctctctgttcctgcaCTAACTTCAAAAATGTTCCATCTAAAGCCCCATAATGTCCAGCAGCCACACAAGAGCCTCCCATCCTGCACCACCTCCCACTGCTTCCTTGTGAACTATAGTAACAGAGCACAGTGACACTCCCTCCTACAACTCCAGTAATTTGTTGTTGGTCCACATAGAGTTCTGGAGTACCTGAACACAATGATAGAGGCTGTGATTGGAGTCTGACAAAGAATACACCAATATATATATTGGAGACTATCTAGTCATTCTTGAAATTCATATTACACTGAGAAAGTATAAGTTGAAAAACTGGTTCAGTCACTGATGGTATGTACAATAGACAGACTATAGCATACAGAACAGACAGTGTGTTTGATGATGATACGGAAACATGTGATTCTATCAAACACACTGTCTGTCCTGACCCAAAAGGTGCGCAGAGATGTTTGTAATCTGCCAGAATAATATCCTCTATGAATGTAATTTGGTAAAAATATGTATGACTGCTTTGTAGAGGGAAAAGTAACACACTCATCAACAGGACTGTTATGGAACATTAACTTATGAGACATTACTGAGCACTACTATTAACTCTGCTTTAATGGACACAGCAGTGTTTGGATCTTACCTGGAGTAACAGATATCTGCAGTCTATCCCCATCATCTGCCTTGATCTTCCTCTCCACAATACACCAGTAATAATCAGAATCACTAAGACTAAGACTTGTCATGGTCACAGTGAAGACTCGCTGGTTGATGTCATCAGACACTGAGGTCTTTCCACTGGTCTTAGGATGGTCAGTGCGTACTACAGTAGAGCAACCTAACCAATTATATCCCCTACACCCGTATTTCACATTGTTTCTATATCTCTGATTATAGAGACATGGGATGGTGATGGAGCCTCCTTGCTTTACAGACACATGACTCACTGTGGACACACTctgtgtatctgtagacacaacAACAGAGAACACATTTAGGTACTTTAATTTTACCCAGCTGCTCATAAATCCCATCAGATGATCAGCCAAACAACTTGATCTACTGTAATGATTGAATTTGTgacttttgtaaaaaaaaaatggcaaaCTGTGGTCACACCATCTGTTTGTAACACCAGACAGTAACTAAGACATGTAACTGCTGATGTTGACACACCCATGTCCACCCATTAGAACAGAGGCAACACTTGAACAATTAAAGTCATATTTAGCTTTGACATGGAAATTACTACACCACTAAACTATGGAGACAATCTCTGGTTTTAATCAATTCAAATgtctatttaaaaataataataataagttacTTGCACATATGTTCAAATTCATATTGATTGACACAGGaactttttattttctatttattAATAATATGTTAGTTAGTTTTACTTGAAGTCTCATTTAAATGTGCTAATCAACAGCTAGAAATACAGAACTGTTGAAAAGTACAAGATAAGTCACAAGATAAATCATTAAAAACAGCATGTATCTATCACCTGACCACAAAATGCTGAAATCCATAATGTGACCACAATGTCTATGGGCAAAGTAGACAGAACATTACAAGTGTTATGACTTTCAGCATGTTTTCACTGATTGACTTGGAGGAACTAAGCCCAATAATATCAAACAACTAAAGGTCTTTGTTCACTTACCTGAGACTCCAGTGAGGAAGAACAGGATGCGCAGGACAAGGAGGAGATGTGGAGCCATGAATGGATGAGAGAGAACGTCTCTGGTAGTATTTATGTTTGTGTGGGAGTACTGGTGTGTCAGCAATCAAGGCACCCAGGCAACTGACTACTTCCTGATCCACATAGACATCACTTCTTTAACTCTTCCTGTTTTAAAGACATAATGCAACCAGTGCCCTGTGCAAGACCTTGTGTGTTCACTGATGTTGAACAGTTGAAAACCTGACCAAGGCTGAAATGGTCAAAATGTTGTAAATTGTCTGCTAATACATACAGCATGTTTGTTTATATGATGATTATTTGTAGTTTATTCCCCATCCTCAATACACTGATAATCTTGTGTATTAACTCCTGAGACCTGTGTTGGTCTGTTCCTGTCTGATAGTAATGAGGTGCAAATGGAGCCTTCACTGGCGTTGCTGCTTAGAAGAATCTTTAAGTATTGCTGATTCATATTCTCGCAGAAATATCTTCATAAATATGGCATACTACTTGTTTCAACCCTTTACACAATGGCTATAGTCATCGAATGAGTTACAATGGTACAGGTACAGTATACGTTAAATGTCACTTTGCAGGTTGGGTCATTCCTACATTGCTGTGCTTTTTCTGTCCTCAGGAAATATCACTTCTTATTCAGTATTAAATTGTTTACAATTTGGTTTCCCAAAGGCTTTAAATAGAAAGTCAGGTGTCCTTTACCTTAAAAACACAAAAATATGGATCTTGAAAGAAAGTTTTTCGCATTTTAACACTTTGGATGTAGATGTTTGTACCATGTCCCTGGGTGTTATTCATCAACTTCCATGAGAAAAATAAGCCCTAATTTAAGTCATTATTTTATTGTCTGTTAAATTCTCT
This window of the Oncorhynchus clarkii lewisi isolate Uvic-CL-2024 chromosome 1, UVic_Ocla_1.0, whole genome shotgun sequence genome carries:
- the LOC139417242 gene encoding polymeric immunoglobulin receptor-like isoform X1 — its product is MAPHLLLVLRILFFLTGVSDTQSVSTVSHVSVKQGGSITIPCLYNQRYRNNVKYGCRGYNWLGCSTVVRTDHPKTSGKTSVSDDINQRVFTVTMTSLSLSDSDYYWCIVERKIKADDGDRLQISVTPGTPELYVDQQQITGVVGGSVTVLCYYSSQGSSGRWCRMGGSCVAAGHYGALDGTFLKLVQEQRETTNGYVLMVNMSGLMMKNTGWYWCEKGKLQMPVHITVNQPTTTQSTTATTQTLTSHQGSLSRFYTSQPTVTPSVPTDQNNGGTDETQQEKDQRLERMFFYLLKAGSVLPFLLCTIIAVVKFRENRHQDDTKDALTPESCFWRNLPTVCTKYFFPERNNNTLSVQNIMKESLQ
- the LOC139417242 gene encoding polymeric immunoglobulin receptor-like isoform X2; translated protein: MGFMSSWVKLKYLNVFSVVVSTDTQSVSTVSHVSVKQGGSITIPCLYNQRYRNNVKYGCRGYNWLGCSTVVRTDHPKTSGKTSVSDDINQRVFTVTMTSLSLSDSDYYWCIVERKIKADDGDRLQISVTPGTPELYVDQQQITGVVGGSVTVLCYYSSQGSSGRWCRMGGSCVAAGHYGALDGTFLKLVQEQRETTNGYVLMVNMSGLMMKNTGWYWCEKGKLQMPVHITVNQPTTTQSTTANQNNGGTDETQQEKDQRLERMFFYLLKAGSVLPFLLCTIIAVVKFRENRHQDDTKDALTPESCFWRNLPTVCTKYFFPERNNNTLSVQNIMKESLQ